In Aegilops tauschii subsp. strangulata cultivar AL8/78 chromosome 3, Aet v6.0, whole genome shotgun sequence, one genomic interval encodes:
- the LOC109775740 gene encoding adenylate isopentenyltransferase 5, chloroplastic-like, with the protein MHMAMAGSGISAAASGNGKAKVVIVMGATATGKSKLAVDLALRFGGEVVNSDKIQVHDGLDVVTNKATAREQAGVPHHLIGGVHPDADYAAADFRRDATRAVESVLARGRLPIIAGGSNSYLEALLDGEPGFRRRYECCFLWVDADTAVLERYVGDRVDCMVEQGLVGEVRGFYRTDADYSRGIRRAIGVPEMDTYFRMEAAGALDGDDGRRAGLLEAAVDEIRENTCRLVCSQLRKIHRLRCLPGWSIRRLDVTRVLSLKVGKVKDEEAERTLWESDVVGPAARVVETFLYSLGGMVAEVSKDGKEQSTGAKHAAVVAGIVEAAERCGLQLLETGPSRGIHPRKAAAAV; encoded by the coding sequence ATGCACATGGCGATGGCGGGCAGTGGCATTAGCGCGGCAGCGAGCGGCAATGGCAAAGCCAAGGTGGTCATTGTGATGGGCGCCACGGCCACCGGCAAGTCCAAGCTGGCCGTCGACCTCGCGCTGCGGTTCGGCGGCGAGGTCGTCAACTCGGACAAGATCCAGGTCCACGACGGCCTGGACGTGGTCACCAACAAGGCCACCGCCCGCGAGCAGGCCGGGGTGCCGCACCACCTGATCGGCGGGGTGCACCCCGACGCCGACTACGCCGCCGCGGACTTCCGGCGCGACGCCACCCGCGCCGTGGAGTCAGTGCTCGCGAGGGGCCGCCTGCCGATCATCGCCGGCGGGTCCAACAGCTACCTCGAGGCGCTGCTGGACGGCGAGCCGGGATTCCGCCGGCGGTACGAATGTTGCTTCCTGTGGGTGGACGCCGACACGGCGGTGCTGGAACGGTACGTCGGCGACCGCGTCGACTGCATGGTGGAGCAAGGGCTCGTCGGCGAGGTGCGGGGATTTTATCGGACGGACGCGGACTACTCCCGTGGGATCCGGAGGGCCATAGGCGTGCCGGAGATGGACACCTACTTCCGGATGGAGGCCGCCGGTGCGCTGGACGGAGACGACGGACGACGGGCCGGGCTCCTCGAGGCCGCCGTCGACGAGATAAGGGAGAACACGTGCAGGCTGGTGTGCAGTCAGCTCCGGAAGATCCACCGGCTACGATGCCTGCCGGGGTGGAGCATCCGCCGCCTTGACGTCACCAGGGTGCTTTCGCTCAAGGTCGGGAAGGTGAAGGACGAAGAAGCGGAGCGCACCCTGTGGGAGTCGGATGTCGTCGGGCCTGCCGCGCGCGTCGTTGAGACGTTTCTTTACTCTCTTGGAGGGATGGTGGCCGAGGTGAGTAAGGATGGGAAGGAGCAAAGCACGGGGGCGAAGCATGCAGCCGTCGTCGCCGGGATCGTCGAAGCGGCCGAGAGGTGCGGTCTGCAGCTACTCGAGACTGGGCCGTCTCGTGGGATTCATCCAAGGAAAGCGGCAGCAGCAGTTTGA